A segment of the Bombus huntii isolate Logan2020A chromosome 14, iyBomHunt1.1, whole genome shotgun sequence genome:
CGGTAGGCAAAGcagaatagaaatttttctcagaaaataaaagagcaaactaaaattaaataccgaaaaatatattgtatgcatGTTTTAGGAAAAAAGTCAGGAATTATTAAACGATACGATAAAGTTTAAATATGGTTAAATTTGTGTAGAAGTCGCAAAATGGATATATAAcgaacaaaatttcaattcaaCCTTCGAATGAATATGCAAAGTAGAAATGTAAGATCGatataaaatacaacaatGTAGAACACAACGTGAAATACAACACATGTACAAACCGTATACCCATGTTACGGCAGTGATTTCGAAAGAAGCCAAGATGAACACGACGAACGATGTACCATAGTAATCGACCAAGGTCAATACAAACTGTCCACCCTGTGTAGAATTAACGAATTATCATTGATCGATTAGTGTCAAAAGAGAAATACGATTCTACAATCTGCCGTGAAAATCAACCTCATTTCCTTATTCCTTGTCATTCATCGACGAAGAAACAAATAACTCGAAAGTTGACTAGATATTGTACAATGTATCTACTTGTATGCGTAATTGTACTTTGATAATTGATATCTTTCAAGTTAAGTAACAAAATGCTTGaagattatttcaattttattgtattatcattttaatacCGCTGCAGTGTTTGAGAGATTATGTTCaaacaagaagaaagaaacaggCAGATGGTAAAACGGTAGAAGCTTCAAGATTTGTAAATTACGTGCCGGAGTAACGTAAACTGTGCTCACAGCAAATCCCATTGAACAGACGGAAAGCACGATTTTCCAGATTTCCATGTTTGGAAGCTTTTCTTTCAAGCAAGTTACTACTCCTGACACCATCCCTACGATGCTTCCCACGCCGAGGACAAACATCATCACGAAAAACAGAACCGCGAAGAACTGTAACAGATAAATGTATCTTTCGTAAAAATTAAAgcttatatacagggtggttggtaactggcggtacaagcggaaagggggtgattctacgcgagaaaagaagtcgaaaatatagaataaacatttttcgttcgagactttgttttcgagaaaatcgactttgaattttcgttcggtacgcgtgcactttatcgcgtctcgttatgacggatctcactgtagatcgttgtctagatggaaaaatgaaaagaaaaaacttaaaagaaaaaattttttattctatatttccgacttcttttttgtaccaccagttatgtatatataattaataccattctgtatatataattaatgtttACCTGTCCATTCCAAAATGAGATTGAGTACCACAGATGTTTCGTACACATTCTCATTCAACTTCGACATACACAAAATTAAGAAGGACTAAAGTGGCACATGAAATACTTTGAAATGAATTTTGTTCAGTCGAGGACATCAAACGGTAAAGAATGAGAAAATACTACAAGGAAATAGAACGAAGGAAACGGACGAAAGGGAAGATTTTTAGTTGTTTCAAGATCTATACATGTTCTAACTAACTGTagaacatatttatttattaatattcgttTTACTATATATTCATTTATGTTTACTTGAGGTACAAAGGTGAACTTTGCAATGGCATCAGGATAAGAGATGAACGCCAGGCCAGCTCCAGATTTCACTACATTGTCGATATCCTCCATACCCATTTCATGAGCCAGATTTCCCAAAATCCCAAAGATCGTGCACCCCGCTATAAAACTCGTTAAAGTGTCGACACTAGTTACTATGAGCGCGTCTCTGAAACACGaggaaaacaatttttttcttcctcggCTTTTACTATAGTGTTTACTATAGCGAGTCGTCTAAGAGTCGAAGCTGAAATATCTTTCACGCTATTAATTATATTGAGAAGTGTGAATAAATTTCAGAGAGAAGTTGAATAGTTTCAAGGGCGACGAATTCTCATGTTCTTTTCTGATTGTAGCTTTTCTCTAGGAGAAGGCAAactttgtttccttttttgttcAGTTCTATAAATGTAATTGTACGTTTTCTAATGCATTAATCGATGTAGCTCGAATATAATAGATTCTGATAGAACAGAGATGCAGATTCtgtataaaaattgatttatctACTTGTATCGAGAAGTTATTAGTTCGGTGGTTACTTTATAAATCATCGAAACACGACCCCCTTGAAGTCATTCAACTTTCACGTGAAACATTTTTCGGTGtaattaaccctttgcactcggcatatttccatatatttcatttctttatttgtttCTTCGTATAATGCGAAGACAGAACTCCAAGAAAACATATGTTTTTAGAAAGTTGGGGCTTGTGTAATTTTATGCTATCCTGCGCACTCCGCTGTTTAGACTGACATCCTTTCGTTCCTGTAAGGAAGTTTGCTCGTGCGCAGGGGTATTTCGActgatttttaattataaataactaGATTTGCTTagataaataattagaaataacTAAGATTTGCGATGTCCTCTCAGAAGCTGGGTGCAAATGgttaataaataacaacgaATGACTTCGTTTACCTGTACACGTTATGTTTGAAGTCGTTGTGCGACGAATAAGTGATAATAGAGCCGAAGCAGACGGAAAGGGAGAAGAAACATTGTGTGACAGCCGCGTACCAAACGCTTGGCTCTAAGAGTTTCGACCATTTCGGAgtaagaaagaagagaatccCAGTTCCAGCGCCTTCCAAGGTCACTGCTCTGATCAGAAGGCTCAATAAGATGATATATGGGAAAATGGCTAGAAAATACGAAGCTTTTCCTGAACTTTTCACGCCCTGGAACGTTATTAGGATAACGCAAAGCCAGCTAAATAGGAGACATAACGTTAATTTCCAATCCGGCAGTCCAACTCCATCGTCGATACTATCTTTCTCTTGGAGAACCACTTTCCTGGAATTATTACAGACAACAAAGATCGAAAACAGAAAAACTAAGAAATCAGCAACtttcttatattatttttcggtttattctttttttcctcttttcgtAGTGTAACTCACAGGAAGTAGAGTTCCGCGGAACTTCTGCGTTCCTTCTCGTGTAATAATTTAGTAAACATGCTAACATTGACCGATTCGCTATCGATCTTTTGGCTGGAATCGACGCAATAATCAGCCCATTCTTCTCTGCACTTCGCCCAGGGTAATTCCGCTGAGAATGACGCGATTAAAAAGAAGAGCGTGAGAGCCATCAATGAGCTGTAATATGTCATCACTGCCACGTTCGAGCAGAATTGCGACCATCCAACACCTAAGACGATAATTCTTTGGTACAGTCATTCGAtgataacatttatttatttgttcgaTTGATAATGTTATTGTTTTATGACCTGAGATCTTTCTTCTAGGCGTAATAAACGCCGTCATAGGAGACAAGcaacgaaattgaaaaattattgagAGAAATCTTACGAtaagaaatttcaattacaGTAGAGCCGCCCTTATCCGAACACCAATTAACCGAACATCATAATATCTGGACGTTTTATTATCCGAAGAGGGTATTTCCCAGTAACGGATGCCTTTTTCccatttcaaatattttttttttttatttatgttgagatatgtgtaattttctgtgctggactgaGTTAAGTGCGTAGTagaaatacttatatgtatatatcagtgtgtggaagtatgtgtgtgtgtgcatcgtctcgaaacaaaggaatgtaaacagTCAGTCGGTTAAGAGTCGTCGATGAAGAGTCGGGTGTAGAaggtgctgagacgcgtgcaagtgtgtatcgataaatatataaagaatcgtccatgtaataaatatatcattattttagtaataactgtcaatataaatttaatgttcctataacattatttcggcttcaaagatccacaattctcaacaatttatttacattttataatttgtccagtaggacatttggtaaaatatcatagcttagtggtataataatataacatgtggatggctacccccagtgggataccatgcCGTTTCAAATATGTACACGTTTTATCAATGTTCATATGCAATGTAttcttttcctttattatATCAGCGAATTCTAATTATGAGAACTTGGTATGAAACTAATAGCGTTGCAACTATGGGAACAAAGTACGACATGattggaaaattcgaaattgCTGTAAGTGCAACAGAATTAGCAAAAATACACGTTGGAAAGGCCAGAATGGCAAACgttaaaaaacaaagaaagaaatattgaagATTATCCAAATCGCGTAGGTTCCTCTAATGCTGGCAGCggaagagaaaaatgaaatataccgACGTAACGAAATAATTTCATCGCGATAAAAACGATAACAATGATGATTTTACAGGGAATGAAAACAGCAAAAGAAGGTGGTCTCTATGCAGTTACTTGggttgaaaaaattgtatgatTTGGCAGCCAGAAAGATACGAgatcgataaatatttacagaaaCTATCGATTCACCTTAATCTGTATTTGaatgaatgaaatttcatactAGACAAGCGATCGTTATTATTCGAAAATTCTATTATTCGAACAATTTCGTCTTCCTATCAGTTCGAACAAGAGAGGTTCTATTGtagtttataaaaatgtttaatggCGCTTTTAATTCCACAATACAGAATCGTATGGTTTCCAAATTCATTTAAGGAAAAGGACTCTAAAAGAAAGATTAGTCTGTCTCGATACTTTTCAATTACTTCGTactgataataaaataaataaaatatgattgCCGAGAATGAAAATAACTTTAGTTTgatgttaataaaatatggTCGTTGAAAATAGATTAGTTATAACGGATCATTAAAATTATCTAGTTACCACCAAACGCAGGCGAaatattccagattttgaTCGACGAGGACGAAGAGAACTGTCCAAGGATCACCTCCAGGTAATAAAATGGTTTGCCAACGACGAAAAGAACGATGATGTAGGGTATTAAGAAAACACCACCGCCATTTTCATAGGCAGTGAAAGGGAACCTCCAAATATTACCGAAACCTATCGATATCGCGATACAGGACATTAAGAACTCTATTTGGTTGTCCCATGTGCTTCTTGCTTCCGTTTCTTTCACGGTTTCCGGACATCTGACGATCGATTCCCTTGGGCCCTCGTGTGATTTCGTTTTCCCCGTTTCGTCCATGGAGAACGCTGGATTTCGATGTCCTTCGTTATTCTACAAAGATTTATAAATCACTGTTGTCGTTGTGTAAGTTACTGTTGCTCCATTGCATTCTGTTACAGTGTACTCTATGCAGCATGGTATTTAGCGactatacagggtgattggtaactggtggtacaagcggaaaggggttgattctacgcgaaaaaagaagtcgaaaatatagaataacaatttttcgttcgaggctctgttttcgagaaaatcgactttgaattttggctcggtacgcgtgcactttatcgcgtctcgttatgacggatctcactgtagacatcgttgtctcgatggaaaaatgaaaaaaaaatttgttattccACCACCAgtttacgaaatatttatttaaacatttataccactagttaccaaccaccctgtatattaaaataattaatcaaagAATGTGGGCACAGCGAAGAAAGTGTAGAGAATATTTTCACGCAGTCGCCGTATATGCTGTAACGATAGAGTTATTCGTGTAAAAGCAGCAGCATTTAGagacaaatataaatatttgtattatcaGGAAAACGAGGAATTATTATCGCAACGTTGAAAATTGTTCTTCAGGAAAATTGTGCGCCGAAACTTCTAcgtacattttcagattgcTTTCTAATTTCATCAATATAGTCACGATAGTCGAGTCTCGTTATAGCGCCAATGAAACTTCTAAATGTTTCGTATAGCACTCGTGAAAAGCATctacaaatatacaaatagAAGAACAAATATCGTGTAAAATTGCGAATCGGTCGCAATAAAACCGTGCCGTCGATAGATAGCGACGAATTAGATTTTAAGCTCTTTAGGGCCGTCGAACGATCGTTATCGCGTGAGTAAAATCTCGCTATCGCCGGTGTTGCTCCGGTAAAAACATAGGCGAAGATGTTTAGCGTTTACTTGCAATTCTTCGTTGCACGTTTGACGAGGTAAATTGTAAGTATGGTGGATTTCTTCCTGCCTCGACTTCAATAATCGGTACCTTTCGATCGATAAATGTAGCAAATCACGAA
Coding sequences within it:
- the LOC126873334 gene encoding sodium-dependent nutrient amino acid transporter 1-like — its product is MNNEGHRNPAFSMDETGKTKSHEGPRESIVRCPETVKETEARSTWDNQIEFLMSCIAISIGFGNIWRFPFTAYENGGGVFLIPYIIVLFVVGKPFYYLEVILGQFSSSSSIKIWNISPAFGGVGWSQFCSNVAVMTYYSSLMALTLFFLIASFSAELPWAKCREEWADYCVDSSQKIDSESVNVSMFTKLLHEKERRSSAELYFLKVVLQEKDSIDDGVGLPDWKLTLCLLFSWLCVILITFQGVKSSGKASYFLAIFPYIILLSLLIRAVTLEGAGTGILFFLTPKWSKLLEPSVWYAAVTQCFFSLSVCFGSIITYSSHNDFKHNVYRDALIVTSVDTLTSFIAGCTIFGILGNLAHEMGMEDIDNVVKSGAGLAFISYPDAIAKFTFVPQFFAVLFFVMMFVLGVGSIVGMVSGVVTCLKEKLPNMEIWKIVLSVCSMGFAVSTVYVTPGGQFVLTLVDYYGTSFVVFILASFEITAVTWVYGIENFLDDIEFMLDRKASSYWRICWFLLTPLILILIFFYTVVTLSPLTYGGRGYPATAHAAGTVILCFSILQIPFWMIVEILRNRNLPLLKNLRKSFLSTSKWGPIETNYRKAWLRFKEEKLKERNARTEPRWLQLIYTLICKNDRKD